In Mercenaria mercenaria strain notata chromosome 13, MADL_Memer_1, whole genome shotgun sequence, a single window of DNA contains:
- the LOC123530513 gene encoding beta-1,4-mannosyltransferase egh-like, which produces MDIDLNSVFDRWSLFISLYLSEQIRQRLDSTVKHACVILTLAAFILAVTHMNIHRLAPESEIYGPGIKSVFSIIALAPYLSIPLAILNCMGLLFYNPFLKKKVHPQKSFAPSICFRIVTRGDTPEFVIQNATYNRDLCLAFGLKHFIVEIVSDKPLNCQEKNRIREIVVPKSYRTKNGSLYKARALNYCLESHVNLLARTDWIVHLDEETLLTEASLSGILHFVTEGKGDIGQGPISYANGKKIENWITTLADSLRLSIDYALFRFQLAFLHRPVFGFKGSYIVIRNKVEMEVGLDNGPDGIAATMETIAVYWGLFTLKSNEFFVVQKESPTASKRESHIKVV; this is translated from the exons ATGGACATAGACCTGAATAGTGTGTTCGATAG ATGGTCATTGTTTATTTCTCTGTATTTATCAG AACAGATAAGACAACGGCTAGATTCTACAGTGAAACACGCCTGCGTGATACTGACACTGGCCGCCTTTATCCTCGCCGTTACGCACATGAACATTCATCGATTGGCACCAGAATCAGAAATTTATGGTCCAGGGATAAAGTCTGTGTTTTCCATCATAGCGTTAGCACCCTACCTTTCCATTCCGCTGGCAATTTTGAATTGCATGGGATTACTTTTTTACAATCCGTTCCTTAAAAAGAAAGTGCATCCACAAAAATCGTTTGCTCCGTCCATTTGTTTTCGAATCGTTACCAGAGGTGATACGCCAGAATTTGTTATACAAAACGCTACATATAACAGAGATCTATGTCTTGCATTTGGACTTAAACATTTCATTGTTGAAATAGTCTCAGACAAGCCTTTAAATTGTCAAGAGAAAAACAGGATACGAGAAATAGTTGTTCCAAAGAGCTATCGGACAAAGAATGGAAGCTTGTATAAAGCTAGGGCACTAAATTATTGTTTAGAAAGTCACGTGAATTTATTGGCAAGAACTGATTGGATTGTACATTTAGACGAAGAAACACTACTGACCGAGGCATCGTTGTCAGGAATTTTACATTTCGTAACAGAAGGAAAGGGTGATATCGGACAAGGACCAATAAGCTATGCAAATGGAAAAAAGATAGAAAACTGGATAACAACATTAGCCGACAGCCTAAGATTGTCAATAGACTATGCCTTATTTAGGTTTCAGCTTGCATTCTTGCACAGGCCTGTATTTGGTTTCAAAGGATCATACATTGTTATCCGCAATAAAGTAGAAATGGAAGTTGGTCTTGACAATGGACCAGATGGAA TTGCCGCCACCATGGAAACCATAGCCGTGTACTGGGGATTATTTACTCTGAAGTCTAACGAGTTCTTTGTTGTACAGAAGGAATCTCCCACAGCAAGCAAACGTGAAAGCCATATAAAAGTCGTGTGA